The genomic stretch ataaacacataaaatctatcctattttcctcacCAAAGaccgagatatttgagaacaagaacgggattggaacactcctaaaaaccaacaacaaaatggtgagtatttctaaaaaatGAAGATGAAaggagaactaaaccatcaagaagaaacttacctaaaaaaaccttaagtttcaagaaacttaaatacctaaccaagaataaaaaacaagagttaggatatgaaaagaaaataaaagaaaactaaagatccataaagaactgaacataaggataagaataccttgaatgatcttatcaAATTGATCTAAACATCGATACccaaatctcactatatctcacttcccaagtgtttagaaaagcttagaataataaagcttttaacccaaaactcaagtgtttctctctatagtaaccttagcaacttggaggctctgaagattgcttgaagaatgaagaaaatggctgagtactaggtcctatttatagagctcaaggagtgaaactaaccccttttaatttgaataaataaataaatataaaatgaaatttttttgaattcttcgttcaacagatgcccagaactcggttaAAATCGTTCATAGGCAGGTCaaagaggttaagggatgtttTAAGCTCAGATTGCACGgagttcaaaaattcaaaggtggggccgatatatcgcctccactatGTTCCTAAGCAtccgttcgatcgttcgtgcgaagtcgacgtatttttcgtatcttccataggcgatatatcggctcctatagctataatatatcggcatacgttgatatttgCAATTATTCATcatatttgaaattgattaaacagcCTGACTGAGTCTAAACGTGATTCTAGCAggtgttggaaggttctagagcttctagattcttctTTTACTAAATTAtttacttaaaatgcttaaatcctccaATAAACATGATtgcgacaagtgtcatgctcttaaattctatctaaaccttaggttataatgaataatatttataaaacaagcaatattaatcaaaccttatgttataattaatatttctaaactataggttaaacttataaaatccataagtgttgctatgagtttccaactaagtcccatcttgaaccaaaatccacggaaactaacatactacaactaatactaactactacaactagtactactatctagctacctaagtaaatattctgggacactactaTTACTACAaaaactactactatctagctatcAAAGTAAATATTATGAgacactactactattactactactactactactactactactactactatctagctacctaagtaaatattatgggacactactactactactactactactactactactactgctactactgctactactgctactactgctactactgctactactgctactactgctactactgctgctactgctactcctcctgctcctactgctgctgctactactacaactactactaatactactactgctgttactgatgctgctactgctactgctactggtcTTGCTGCTGCTagtactgctacttctactgctactgcttgtgctagtgctactactactgctagtactactgctactactactactactactactgctgctgctgctgctgctgctactgctactgctattgctactgctacgtGTTTGATGTATGTTGGTTAATTTATATGTTAGTAAGTCcttattaaatgataatttggTGATGCATTAAAGATATGGTTTGAGCATTTTTGAggaaaactactactactactactgctgctgctgctgttgcttctactacttctactactatgtGTTTGATGTATGTTGGTTAATTTATATGTCCGTACGTccttattaaattataatttggtGATGCATTAAAGATATGGTTTGAGcattttttaggaaaaaaaacataaattaaagatgaatttcatgttaaatatgcttgctgatttttatgtataattggtgagaaattttgtgaaataatgatttgcatgcataagtgatATTCCAAGTGttatgatgattttatgaaattaaaagggtattttaattcacattaaaattatattcttactcaaataaatacctacaattttttttatatattttataaagaaaatataagttttaattccatgtttatgatttttgagtgttAATATGTTGCTAGATGTTTTGGGTAAAAATGataaatgtcttttaaatgaaatgaattttgtgtgtttgttgaaataaattaatacactaaataatgtatgtatattaaaaatgatatattttaaatgtaaccatgaattttcacatttttaataagTGTGGTTTTCTTTATTTCAATTAAGAAAATGTTGAGTTTAAATTCACTTGtgacttttaaacaaaataaatagttgctgaaagtttagattaataaattaaaataattattttgtttgacATATATGGgtttacactacataaattaagaCTTAAACAATACAAGGAAagatatatttttcccacacttaaaattatatttttctcacatcaaattttgtaattttgttaatttaaaagaaaaagttagtttctaaaagaaacatgatatttataagtacctttagataatttcaagtttttgttatttttctatacaatttaaaaataataaacgaaattaatttttttttaagaaaatggctaaataaattatttttatgaaataaaaataacgccttaagaggtttaatcaacttagaaagttaaaagaaataaataatggtgaggaAATTATGTcgttaaatctttatttgaaaagttAGAAATAAACATatagaaattatcgtttttaacgtcactttttaacaacgctcccacgtatgcatgtcgcatgcaaatgtacttttacattcaaatatatgtctattattcaaccatataatttttacttgaaaGCCATGCATGGTGTAAATGCCCTATACTACTACTTTGTAATAAGTCATGAACATCATAAACTTATTTAATGAAAACCACTAACACATGAAAATCCAGTGGGGCCttactaaaacatgcaagttgggcctaataatttaaaataaaataaaaagttctcatgcaacgttttataaaaaaaaataattcaagTCTCACTAGTAAGTTTTGAAATCAAAATTAAACATAACatctttctttaaaaaaaattggtgtttAAGGTGATCGTTTACTcatccataggatacccccacgtcATACATACTCTGACATcggaactcctcacatcacaacgcatgccaaagagaaaccttatttattacctgaaaggggaaagtaagggggtaaattaaaagcccagtaaggaagtacaaacaacaaacaaggaaaaacacaacaaaagcataatcatatcataagactcatacaacatcatatccatacatcgTACTTAAcgtcataatcatacatcatacataaaCGTTATTATTGTACATCAtacatcattatcatgcatcatatatcattaacatattcaAACACCATCATCATAAACGTCATCATCACATCCTTATGAACTTGgccccctctcttgtccatgtcacttcttgaggtaaacaggaggctctggtcGTTGAATAACCACACcgtgtccgccctatgagttacgtctttatatccttagtaactcaggttacgtctttatatccttagtaacccttttgttgtgtcgcgttcaacacgctaacaaccattcacTTTTCATATAGCATACAAAACacatgcaatccagtcatatcaacacaaaaggaaatacatgattcatcaaattcatcacatcatctcaaaatagcatttcataTTTTATATCACATGGTACTTCGTCATACATAGCATATATCCTCATACAAATCAATCTTAccgttcatagcataaataaaaggtccatctaacttccttacctcaggtccgagcaaagcaaaagtagaaaaaacttcacaacgagcctataatcataatcaaatagtattatttaacatcacatgagatttcttgtgcccaacacatatacctcatgtgtgcatgggccatgcacacatggtgcaatttacacataatttctgaacatgcacatttttcacatagaatcacaaaagaataatgcaaattctaCCGATTATCCATGCATGGTTTTCgagtaaaaattatatggttgaataatagacatatgtaaaagtgcatttgcatgcgacatgcatacgtgggagcgttgttaaaaagtgactttaaaaacgataattcatacacgcttatttctaactttttcaaataaagatttagcaacataatttcctcaccattatttatttcttttaaattccTAAGTTGTTTAATCCTCTTAAGgctttatttttatttcacaaaaataatttatttagtcactttctaaaataataataattccatTTTAAATTGTATAGAGAAATAACGAGACTTGAAATTATTTAAAGGTACTTGTAaatatcatgtttcttttagaaaatacacattttattttaagttaacaaaaatacaagatttgatgtgagaaaatataattttaagtgtgggaacaatatatttttccttgtattaattaagacttaatttatgTAGTATAAACCCTTGTaggttaaacaaaataattatttttaatttattaatctaaactttcagcaatttttttttttaaagtcacAAGTGAATTTAACCCaacattttcttaattaaaaaaataaagaaaaccacacttattaaaaatgtgaaaattcatggttacaattaaaaaaaatatcatttttaatgtaTACATTGTTTAGGGTATTAATTCATTTCTTCAAATACAGAAAAttcctttcatttaaaagacattttctcATTTTTACCAAAAACTTCCAGCAACATATTAaacactcaaaaatcataaacttggaattaaaacatatattttcttcataaaatataaaaaaaaaaactttaggtattaatttgagtaaaaatatcattttaatgtgaattaaaatacccttttaatttcataaaatcatcatagcacttggaacatcacttatgcatgcaaattgTTATTTCACCAAATTTCTCACCAACtgtacacaaaatcagcaagcatatttaATTATGGAACTCATCTTTACATCATGCTTCTCAAAACTCACAATAATCATATATGTTTAATCAACACAAATTTAAACtcaaaccctagcatgcacctATTATCATATTATCAATCTAAAAAGAATCCCTAATATCACATAGACATTCAAATCATAGGTATATTTCAAGatcaaacatacatatatatgatACAAGAAACCTTAGGGCCGAAACCCACATCATGCTTCCATCCCTTATTGTTTTCCGAAACCCAAGAAATTCCTAGCATGATTCTAAGACCACATTTTCCATCATGACACACAACCAAATATGAATCcatcatgaaaaaaaataaagatccCTAGTTACCAAAAGCATAAGCACAACACATAAGAGACTCTAGCATGCCTACCAATAAGACATCATAACCAAACACTTAACCTCATAAGTATGCTTATCAACATAAACAAAAACATCATGAAACCTAGATTAAGACTAGGCTGAAACTCCCCATCAAAACAATCCCTCAAAACTACAACCAACacaaaaatcataaatcaagattCATCACAACAACAACCAAAAGGCTAGTTTCACTACCTCCTTGACAGAAATCAATATCACAAGGTTGATTCTCCTCTTGGGCACATATGATTTTCAAACCCCAACAAGAACAAagaaaagaggaaaaaaaaaagaacatcaTTACTTTAGATTCAAGTTGAAGAGAATAAAGAAAGGAACACCATAATTGAGTACCTACACCTAGGGATTTCGAATCCCCTTCctttctccttctttcttcttctttctttctctccttctatCCTCCTTCACAttcttccttctccttctctctctagaattcgGCAGCCACCACAAATGGGACTCCAAGGCTCATTTGTTTCCCTCTTAACCTAGGCTAGACTCTAAAGGAAAATTACCCAAAATTGCCTCCAATCTTTCCCTTAATCCTTGCATGAAATCCAATCAATCAACAAGGAAAAGGAAACTAAATCACTCCTCCTTTTATTCCATTCACACACTCACACTCTCCTCCCCTCTCTTCTATACACGGCCATATCCCcttatttcccttttttttctttttattccttaatcaataataataaaccaaaaCCATTTAGGAAAAGAAAGACACCCCTTTCCTACTTGCCATACACGCCCACTCCTTTccctttctttatttttatatttttttcttcttttaattaaataaaataattctaataaaaggaaataaaagtgtgtagaaaattctatgcaagtgtaccatgcaaccatgcacatgcacatacttaattactagggtgcatcactacctaccatgcaccttggtgcattcaaccaaaactcatttattcacaaattaaattaataataaacaaaacagttaacaattaaattcaaacaatttctaccaacaattctaacaaataaaataaaaaaaattcacaacacttaacaattaaataaaacaaagtagaaaattactaaaaaaaaattggtgcactactcatggataataggtagaatttgcataattcttttgtgattttatgtgaagaatgtgcatgtttggaaattatgtgtaaattgtaccatgtgtgcatggcccatgcacacatggggtatatgtgttgggcacaaAAAATCTCACGTGATGCTAAAGAATACTAtgtgattatgattataggctcgtgaagtttgttccattttgctttgctcggacctggGGTAGGGAAGTCAGATAGAATTctatttatttatgctatgaaatggtaagatgGGTTCACTACACCAAAAATCCCTTTTTGCAACACATAAGTATAACAGTATtgcaaaagtattataatagataaaaaatactaaaatacctaaaatatctcaaaaaaaaaaaaaaaaaaaggcggcaaatgaattattattcccaaaaaaaaaaaatctcaaataaaAACCCTATCTCTAAGCCCGTCTCCTCACTCACTCTTCCCCGatccctctccttctctctctctctcctgctcCCTCAACTACGACGGCGAGGGGATATACGAGGCTTCAACCACGGTGGAGGTCGACGGGGCTGACAGAGGCTCAGCGGGACTGCCGGAGGCTCGACGACGTGGACTCGGAGACtcgttggtgcaggtaaagatctctctctctctctctcgttctgtTTTATAGTCGACGTCGACTGGGTGGTGTGGGCTGGAGATGGTGGTGCGACGGGGTGCCATGGGTGTTCAATTCCTGGTTTgtgtagtttttttattattgtaaagcaatttatttatttctttttgtttaaatggTTCTCGTATCTTGCTCTGTGCAGTCAAATTGAAGGAGTGAAGTCCACTCGACTTCCCTCTTACGCCACTTTTCCCCATGTTTTGGCTTCAAATGGAGTGAACCCCTAGAGACCTTGAAGGAAACGGTATGGAGCTCTTTTTTTGTAGCTTCTGTTTTATTTTGGATATTTGTATGTGGGTTTTGCTGTTAATTGATTTGGTTTTACCTTGAAATTTCTATGTTCTGTTTTCATTAGGGATAGTTAGTAATATTTCTTATTGTATCATTAATACTTGGTTTGTTgtgatcaaatttttttttactagGGATCAAAATCTTgtattcttttgtgattctaaACTGTTTTTTACTTTATAGTAATTTATGAGATCTGTTATTTTATTGTTCTGCACTCTACAATCAAGTGATCAAATTCTTTATTTCACTATCCCTTGCATATATTGATCACAAAATTTGACTCACGAAAAAGGTGATTTTGGTGCCTTTAATTTGTACAATATTATGATAATTACTATCTCATTTTTATTGTTACTGTGTCCCATAAGCTAATCTCACATCTCAGAAATCCTTGGTTTTTTACTTGTTTGTTCTAACATTGTTCCTGTGTATAATTTTCTATCGAAATGAAGAGTCAAGAAAtcagtttgattaaaatattggTATACTGTTACAAAAATAGCAttactgtttttgagtttttttagtCTTGGGATGGTACAGTTTACAATGTCATAAAGTTGAGGCAAATTACTAAGGAGTTGTTTTTAGACTTATTTATTTTGGCAGATCAGTTTGGATGATGATTTATTTTGGATGATGATTTATTTTGGTTTCATGGTTTATAGGAAGCAAGAGCTCTACTAGGAAGACTTGAGTATCAAAAGGGTAACATAGAAGCTGCACTTCATGTATTTGAAGGAATAGACATTGCTGCAGTGACTCCTAGGATGAAAGGATCCATTTCTAGAAGATGTGAACAAAATAGACGTCGTTCACAGAGTGATTCTGTCCCACCTATGTCCATGCACGCTGTTAGTATGCTCCTTGAAGCTGTTTTTCTCAAAGAAAAATCATTGCAAGGCCTTGGACGATATGAAGGTATTTCCTTTACCTAATTTTAATTTCATTCTTAGTTCATAGCTTTGGAATTCTGTTTCACATTATTGCTGCTGCTGTCTAGTACTAGTCAAAGTAGTTTTTCTTTTCCTgatatttttattgtatttagtaAAATGATAGAAAAGATGATTGGATTATTACTTGTTGATTTTCATTTCTTAGATATCTAAAAAGTTTAAGATTACTAAAATAGCAAACTCTTATGATCCTCACAAACTCCCAATCTTTCTTCCTGTACTTCTTGTAGAAGCTTCTCAATCGTGCAAAGTTATTTTGGACACTGTAGAATCTACTCTGCCAGATGACTTGCCTGAAAACTTCACTTCAGATTGTAAATTACAAGATACTCTATCTAGGGTTGTTGAATCACTACCAGGATGAGAAAATGAAAACTTGGgtttcatttctttgttgtttgTTTTTGGTAAGAAATGAAAATTCAGTGACTGAGGTGATGCTTTAATTGAGTATTAACTATTATCAAATGAGTTGAGGTCTTTTTTGAGCCAAATATTCATGTGGTTTTGAGATTGGAGAACATTGAAAATCTGAATGCAAATTTTGCGTTTAGATCTACATATCTTTCTTTGTGTTAACTGGAGCTGATTATGTTTCTTTATGTGAACTTTCTGTAGATGCATTCTAGTAAATGAGAATGACCAGGTTGTTGGTCATGTAAGTAAAATTTGATCTGCACAATTCTTTTTGGTTATTATGTCACGTCTTTATGGTACTTTGCATTTTACATACTCCAAGGCTTTCTATCCTTCCTAAATCTTATATGCTCTTTTGATTTTGGATACCTTCATATTATGGACATGAACTGTTTATTCATGTTTTGGGCATTCTACTACATGTTCAAATCATATATTTTGTATATAGATCATGTTCATTTTGTTGGATCAGCTGGACCTCTGTGGTTTGCTAATGCTTTTGTACCCTGTAGGTCACTTGATGGAAAATATTGAAAAGGAAAATTTGCTACACAGGGCTTTCAGTGTGTTTTTGTTCAACTCGAAATACGAGTTGCTTCTTCAGGTATTGCTTACAATATTTGAGGGACATCAACCTATATGATTTGCCAATTAGGTACCTGAACCTTAGATCTTGTGGGAGCAAACAACAGACCTGACTGTTTGAACTGCCCTCCTAGGTGCTTGCATTTATAGTAATAAGTGTCATGTGAAGAACCAAGTCAAGATCTAGCCTATCTATTAGGGCAGCCTAAATTGAATAATTGTGTCATATTCTATTTTCCATTTTAGTATTCTATATTCCTGAAATTTCATGCACTCATGACCATGTCTACATATCTTTTCTTGTTTTCTATGTTTTTCCCTTTTTCCCAAAACGTCTTGTGTGTGGCTAGTTATATTGAAGGCCAATTCGTATCTGTTGCGCACATCTATTCAATAACATAAGTCTCAAGATATGATATTCTGTCTGTTTATCTGTACAGCAACGTTCTGTAACAAAGGTAACGTTTTCCCTTGTGTGGACAAACACCTGTTGCAGCCATCTACTCTACCGTGAATCTGAGCTTGTCGCTGAGGAGGCCCTTGCTAATATATTTCTGCAGAGTAGATATTTGACTATCCATTCAAATTTTATGTCTTCTAAATCTGATTATTATCTTTTTAAATCACAAGGAGCAAGGAATGCCGCACAGAGGAAGTTGTTAGATGAACTGGGTATTCCTACTGAAGATGTGCCAGTTGATCAATTTACCCCACTAGGCAGGATGCTGTACAAAGCTCTTTCTGATGGCAAATATGGGGAGCACGAACGTAATAATTCTtactttattaatttatatactaTACATCATATTCTGTCCCCCCCTAT from Humulus lupulus chromosome 5, drHumLupu1.1, whole genome shotgun sequence encodes the following:
- the LOC133779814 gene encoding isopentenyl-diphosphate Delta-isomerase I-like; its protein translation is MKISKKFKITKIANSYDPHKLPIFLPVLLVEASQSCILVNENDQVVGHVSKMNCHLMENIEKENLLHRAFSVFLFNSKYELLLQQRSVTKVTFSLVWTNTCCSHLLYRESELVAEEALANIFLQTRNAAQRKLLDELGIPTEDVPVDQFTPLGRMLYKALSDGKYGEHELDYLLFIVRDVSVKPNPDEVDDIKYVNWDELKELLRKADAGEGGLKLSPWFRLVVDNFLFKWWGHVEKGTLKEVADMKTIHKLT